A window from Solanum stenotomum isolate F172 chromosome 7, ASM1918654v1, whole genome shotgun sequence encodes these proteins:
- the LOC125869860 gene encoding B3 domain-containing protein At5g60142-like gives MWPIGVTKSQKHIYFEYGWEKFIEDNILELGDFFIFDYDGTRTFDFKLLGRNGCLKKGVGGLKLVVKEEEAEEMNIEHQKSMEPKENIWARDSKDIFFDDDRDGVNMIKDKEDEDTESEKTEKVPSEDDDKEEEDDEDEEEDEYKEEDKEEKERAAIFNQKAPRSKAKCKSAIAGKRNAPFDKFAIDIFRSGHATKPKNPYFITKIRQDRRNQLYVPTDVVRDYQLEFPSSMIIRDSSGREFKAKLKIWQDGRIWLIGGWRSLCRKNLLEKNDTCICEFVREKHNKDLYLQVHVVYEGEGSHPNKK, from the exons ATGTGGCCAATAGGGGTAACCAAATcacaaaaacatatttattttgaatatggATGGGAGAAATTCATTGAGGACAACATCTTAGAGCTTGGAGACTTCTTTATTTTTGACTATGATGGAACTAGAACTTTTGACTTCAAATTACTTGGACGAAATGGATGTTTAAAGAAAGGAGTTGGAGGATTAAAACTCGTTGTGAAGGAGGAGGAAGCAGAAGAAATGAATATTGAACATCAAAAGAGTATGGAGCCAAAGGAGAATATTTGGGCTAGAGATAGCAAGGACattttttttgatgatgatAGGGATGGGGTTAACATGATAAAAGATAAAGAGGATGAAGACACGGAAAGTGAAAAGACAGAAAAGGTGCCATCAGAAGATGAtgataaggaagaagaagatgatgaagatgaagaagaggatGAATACAAAGAAGAGGATAAGGAAGAGAAAGAAAGGGCTGCCATATTCAACCAAAAGGCACCACGTTCAAAAG CTAAATGTAAAAGTGCGATTGCTGGAAAGCGGAATGCTCCCTTTGACAAATTTGCTATAGATATATTTAGAAGCGGACATGCAACTAAGCCTAAAAATCCTTACTTTATAACAAAAATACGTCAAGATAGGAGAAATCAACTG TACGTTCCGACTGATGTGGTGAGAGACTACCAACTTGAATTCCCATCAAGCATGATCATTCGTGACTCTTCTGGCAGAGAATTTAAGGCAAAACTCAAGATTTGGCAAGATGGTAGAATATGGCTAATTGGTGGGTGGCGCAGTTTATGTAGGAAGAACCTTTTGGAGAAAAATGATACGTGTATTTGTGAATTTGTGAGAGAAAAACACAACAAAGACCTTTACTTACAAGTTCACGTTGTCTATGAAGGAGAAGGTTCCCATCCCAACAAGAAATAA